In Aspergillus chevalieri M1 DNA, chromosome 7, nearly complete sequence, the sequence CAAATGCTGGTGGTGCCATCGCAGACATGTTCGCCGCATCGGAACGAGGGCTTGCAATGACACTTTTTGCTCTCGCGCCATTCCTTGGACCAGTAATTGGACCAGTGGTTGGCGGATTTGTGGGCGAGACAGTCGGATGGCGGTGGTTGATGGGGGTCATGACGATTTTTACCGGAATCGTTTGGATCATAGGAGCACTTATTCTGCCGGTGTGTCTACCTGAATATCTTTCACATAGACTATTGCTAATAAACTTTGTAGGAGACCTACGCGCCAGTTCTCCTCCGTCGAAGAGCGCGAAAATTGTCTGAAATAAGCGGCAAAGTCTACATTTCCAGATCAGACGTAGGACAAGGAAAAGCCAAGCCCTCTGTCTTGTTTAGAAACGCATTGGCACGACCTTGGGCACTCCTCTTTCTCGAACCGATTGTCCTTCTGCTGTCCATTTATATGGCCATCGTCTTCGGAACTCTATACCTTCTCTTCGCTGCTTTCCCAGTCGTCTTCCAACACGGCCGTGGCTGGTCGCCTGGAATTGGTGGCTTGGCCTTCTTAGGGGTAGCGGTTGGAATGATGGGGGCGATTGCTTATGCGTTGTGGGATAACAAGCGGTACATCCGAGCAGGACAGCGAGACCCATCTGGATTCGCACCGCCAGAAGCACGTCTGCCCGTCTGCATGATTGGAGGCATCGCCATTCCCGTGGGGCTGTTCTGGTTTGCCTGGACCAATTCTCCCAGTATCCACTGGATGGTTAGCATTGCTGCTGGAGTGCCTTTTGGATTTGGAATTGTCCTGATCTTCCTGGGAATCACAAACTACCTCGTCGATGCATACACCATATTTGCTGCCTCTGTTCTTGCTGCAGGTGCTATTCTTCGTGCTCTATTCGCCTTTGCCTTTCCCCTGTTTACGACATATATGTACCGCAACCTGGGTATTCACTGGGCATCTTCAGTTCCAGCATTTCTCTCCATCTTGTGTCTACCTTTTCCCTTCCTATTGTACAAATATGGTCCGGCCATTCGACGACGATGCAAGTATGCTGCTGAAGCAGACCTGGTGCTCCGAAAGATTCGTGGATTGGCTCCTGCGCAGCAGAGCGCACCGACTGGTGTGACGAATCCGCTGGCTTCATCTGAGCCTTCGTCGGCTGGAGAAAACGCAGGTTGATTTGACAGATGGACTACCAGTTATTTCTCAGGAGGGAAAGACACGAGTAAATTGGATACATACCGGTGTACGGTGTTGTACAGGCGTTTGTCAAGCATACTATCTGGAGAAACTATAGAATATCTTCTCTATGATTTTTATATGTAAGGAATCTGATAACCAGGAAAAGCAAACTCAGTCAACTATTTTTTGAATTAAATACAAACCGTCTCACACTTCACTCCCAACTCTGTCTCCAGACAAGATCTCGTCTTCTCAAGCACATCCTGAACTAGATCTTTGTTGTAATACGCCTCATTGTAGTTGACCGAGAGGACAAGCTGATTATGAAACGTCCAAGCGTACACAATCATCTGCCTGGTTATCATGCTGACTCCAAACCGGAATTCTTCCACTTGCAGAGAGCCATAATCTCCACGTAG encodes:
- the MFS2 gene encoding MFS transporter (COG:G;~EggNog:ENOG410PFTW;~InterPro:IPR020846,IPR011701,IPR036259;~PFAM:PF07690;~SMCOG1106:major facilitator transporter;~TransMembrane:12 (i63-83o103-121i133-152o158-181i193-214o220-242i299-323o335-356i377-398o404-425i437-460o472-492i);~antiSMASH:Cluster_7.2;~go_function: GO:0022857 - transmembrane transporter activity [Evidence IEA];~go_process: GO:0055085 - transmembrane transport [Evidence IEA]) gives rise to the protein MDQKDPEAGHPRRLSWFRIVFDQAVLTSEIIDHPYPGSGTPDDPYLVGWLENDPRDPMQFPAWIKWSLTQVLAFSILAVSFVSSAYSGGISEVMKSLGGSQEANVLGVSIFVLGFASGPFLWGPLSELYGRQYLFFITYMVHTAFNAGGAGAKNLQTLLVLRFFSGVFGASPLTNAGGAIADMFAASERGLAMTLFALAPFLGPVIGPVVGGFVGETVGWRWLMGVMTIFTGIVWIIGALILPETYAPVLLRRRARKLSEISGKVYISRSDVGQGKAKPSVLFRNALARPWALLFLEPIVLLLSIYMAIVFGTLYLLFAAFPVVFQHGRGWSPGIGGLAFLGVAVGMMGAIAYALWDNKRYIRAGQRDPSGFAPPEARLPVCMIGGIAIPVGLFWFAWTNSPSIHWMVSIAAGVPFGFGIVLIFLGITNYLVDAYTIFAASVLAAGAILRALFAFAFPLFTTYMYRNLGIHWASSVPAFLSILCLPFPFLLYKYGPAIRRRCKYAAEADLVLRKIRGLAPAQQSAPTGVTNPLASSEPSSAGENAG